The segment AATTGGCCCCGGCTCGATCAAAGAAATACTAATCGGCGTATTGTCTAACTCTAAACGTAAGGTATCGGTATAGCCTTCAATTGCAAATTTACTGGCATTATATGCGCCACGATATTTCATAGCGACTAATCCCAGTACTGAGCTGTTTTGTACAATTTTACCGTAACCTTGGGCAAGCATCAGTGGGATGACTTGCTTGGTTAGCTCGTGCCAGCCAAAGAAGTTCGCTTCAAATTGTTCACGTAGAGCTGAGGTCGGTAAATCTTCTAATGCGCCGGGTTGTCCGTAAGCGGCATTATTAAATAACACATCTATTTTTCCATCCGTGATGGCTAAGGCTTGGCTTAAACCTTCAGTGATGGATGACTCAGAAGTGACATCCAATTGAACGCAGCGAATACCTTCTTGATTGAGCCTTTCTACATCCTCTGATTTTCGACAGCTAGCAACGACGTTGAAGCCTTGCTCAGTCAGTGTTTTTGCGCAGTAATAGCCAATACCAGAGCTACACCCTGTAATTAAAATAGATTGTGTCACTGTGAGCTTTCCTTGTTGAGATAAGGTTGAAGATGCTTTGCCATAAATTGAGCGATCAGCGGTTGTGCTTGTGCAGTTGGGTGAAGGCCATCTTTCATCATTAATTCTGGCTTTACAATAATATCGATTAGAAAAAACGGCAATAAAGGCACATTGGTGTCTTTACTTAATGATGGATAAGTATTGCGAAACAGTTCGTTATAACGTTTGCCATAATTCGGTGGGACTTCAATTTGCATTAATAGTGGCTGTGATCCCACTTTTTGGATCTCATTGATCATTTGGCTAAGGTTATTACGTAATATTTTAGGATTAAACCCACGTAAGCCATCATTCGCACCTAATTCGATTAAAACAAAATCAGGCTTATGTTGTTCTAATAACGCAGGTAATCGCGCTAACCCATTACCACTGGTATCGCCAGAGATACTTGCATTCACAATGGTCGTTGGTTGCTTTTGCTGTTCTAACAGTGGCGGCAGAAGTGCAGGCCAGCTTTTCTCTGCTGGCATCTGATAACCTGCACTGAGGCTATCGCCAAGAACTAACAGTGTTTGACTCAATGCGGTGGATGAAAACACCAGCATCAACAATGAAAGGATTCGTATCATGTCTGTCTCCGTAATTAAGGCACACTCTGTTTCAAAACAAGTCACGACTACCTTGTCGCCAATGACTATTTTGCAGGATGTTTCGCTTGAGGTCGAGCAAGGAGAATCTATTGCCCTTGTTGGCGTCTCTGGCGCGGGTAAATCAACTTTGATGACATTACTGGCAGGGCTAGATGTACCAACACAAGGTGAAATAGAGCTACTTGGTCATAACCTTTCTACGTTAGATGATGAACAACGCGCTCAATTACGTAGTGAATCTATTGGTTTCGTGTTTCAAAACTTCCTATTACTACCGACTTTAAATGCACTGGAGAACGTTACGTTACCGTGTTTGATCCAAGATAATGATGTGGATGTTGAGCGAGCAAAAGAATTGCTTGCAGTTGTTGGTTTGAAAGGGCGAGAAACCCACTTACCGAGTCAGTTATCCGGTGGTGAACAGCAACGCGTCGCGTTAGCTCGCGCTTTTATGATCAAACCGAAAATTTTGTTTGCTGATGAGCCAACAGGAAACCTCGATCAGCATACCGCAGCCATGGTTATTGAGCTGTTGTTTGAGCTTAATAAAAATAGTGGCACAACACTGGTGCTTGTCACCCATGACGATACATTAGCGGCTCGTTGCGATCGAATTATGCGATTAGATAACGGCAAACTCGCGAGGGATGAACGTCATGCAGAGTGATTCACTTTCGATGAAAAAACGTCCGTTCTTTTTACGTTGGGCGTGGCGTGAAATCCGACAAGGTCAGTTATGGTTAGTTACTTTGGCACTGAGCTTAATAATAGCCTGCGTATTTGCGTTATCGGCATTGGTAAGCCGTGTTGAAGGGATCATAGTTTCGCAAGGTCGCTCTGCGTTAGCGGCAGATATGGTATTGAAGTCATCGCAAGCGGTAGATTTACAAAAGTTATCAACCAATAAGGTCACCACCTCACAGCAAACTCGCTTTGGCACCATGGCATTTAGCGATAACGGTATGCAGTTAGTTAGCGTTAAAGCTGTTGATGCGAAATTTCCATTGCGTGGCGATTTACGATTACAAGCATCTGATCAGTCTGTGCACCATCATGTAAAACCCGGTGAGTTGTGGTTATCAGAACGTTTATTTTCGCTACTTGGTGTCCAAGTGGGCGATACACTAATGCTGGGTGATGGGGAGCTAACCATTAGTGGACGAATCTTAGAAGATCCTGAGTTGTCTTTTAACCCTTTTAGCCAAATGCCAGCAGTATTGATCAACAATCAAGACATTGCTGCCATTGGCGGAATTCAAGAAGGTAGCAGGATCAGCTATCGCTATTATTTTTCAGGCTCCGATTCAGATCTTGCTGATATTCGTAAAGCGATGAAGTTAACTCCAAGCCAGCGCTGGTTAACTGAAAACGATGCCGGGCGCAGTGGTGACTTTATAGAGCGAGCAAGGCAATACCTATCGCTGACTTTAGTGCTGGTGGTGCTCATGGCATCAGCAACCTTAGTGCTTACATGTCAGCACTATGCGTCGACGCGGATCACATCTGTCGCAATGATGAAGAGCCTTGGCGCAAGTCGTCGTTTTTTATGGCGATGGTTATTACAACAAATTGCGGTTGTGTTTTCAGTCGCGATTGGCGTTGGTTTACTGTTGGGTTTTTGGCTCGAATGGTTACTGCGCTATCCACTGCAACAGTTGTTACCTGATGAATTACCGACTATTGGTTTTGCGCCATTAGTGATCAGCTTACTGCTCGCTCTTTTCATTTCATTACCAGCATTGGGTATTCCGCTTTCCCGTTTAGTGAATGCTTCTGCTATGAATACGGTACAAGCAACCCAGACTCCGACGTCTAAATTCTCAGCTATATGGTTGTTGTTGATCTTCCCTGTTTTTGCAGCGGTATGGTGGATTGGTAGCAATGTATTTGTTTGGCTCACTTTATTGGGCATGGTGGCATTGTTAGTGTTACTGGCTTTAGTTGGCCTTGCTGCTATTGCTTTACTTAAGAAGATTAAGCTTGGCTCTGCTTATGCATTGGCGTTAAGTCGTGTGAATCGTAGTAAAGCGAAAACTGCGACGCAATTGGCGGCATTGACGTGTTCGTTAATGCTATTAGCTGTGATTGGGTTATTACGTAACGAGCTACTCGCAGATTGGAAAAATACCTTACCTGTTGATGCGCCTAACGTGTTTGCACTTAATATTGCGCCAGAGCAGCAACAAGCCTATTTAGCTTATTTGGATGAGAACAAGTTGGAGCGTTCAGAGGGTTACCCAGTGACGCGCGGACGATTGGTTGCGATTAACGAAGAACGTTTTTATTCGAATGAAGAAAATAGTAGTGAGGAACAAAAAGCAGATAGTGATTCTGAAAATAGTCGCTCTCGAGATGAATCTTTACGTCGAGAGCTAAATTTTACATGGGCGAAAACATTGCCGACTCACAATGAGGTGATTGCGGGTAAGTGGGGAAGTAGCTCTGGCGTTTCAGTAGAATCAGGTGTAGCGAAACGCTTAAATATTGCACTGGGTGACAAGCTGGCTTTTACTGTTGGTGGATTAGAATTTAACGCCACAGTAAACAGCATTCGTGATGTGGAATGGCGTAACATGAAGCCGAATTTCTATTTCATTTTCACCCCAGATGTATTGCAGTCGTTTCCTGCGACATGGCTAGTTAGCTTTAGAGTTAATGATCAGCAAAGCGATTTACTTAATACCTTAGCCAGTAATTATCCAACCGTTAGCGTGCTTGATTTACGTATGATGGCAACACGGATTCAAGCTTTATTAGCCCAAGTGAGTTGGTCACTTACGGTATTAGCTGGCTTAGGTGTACTGAGTGGATTACTACTCATTATGACTTTATTACGCTTGAGTATTTCGGAGCGTCAAACAGAAATTCAGCTTTATCGCACACTCGGTGCCAGCCGAAAACGCATTGCCGCTACCTTGTGGTTTGAATACGGCATTATCGCGTTATTGGCAGGTATTATTGCAGCTATTGGCGCTGAATTTGTTGTCGGTTTGCTAGTGGTGAAAGGCTTTGAACTGCCGTTTACTATACATCCATTTATGTGGTTAGGCTTACCTGTGTTGGCAATTGGGCTGGTGTATTTAGTATCACGATCGCAGATCAAGAAGTTGTTGTTGCCGTTGCGTTGATAGGACGTTTATATAATTAATAGTGTTTGATGTAACAACTATTGAAACTATGCAAATTAGTCCATATTTATAGTGTGTGTATTTAACCTACTGGAGCGGTTATGGAAAGCTATCTTAAAGTATTACAATTTTTAATTGATAATCCGTCATTAGATGCAATTGATCACACTTCTAAAGTTTGTGTAAAGACCTTCAAGGAGTTGCATGATCAAGGATTAGTTGAGGGAATTGACGCAAGTGGTGATACAAGTCTATCTTTTGAATTTCTAGAACCGAGAATATCTTTAACAGGTCGACGTTTCTTAGCTGAGAACGTTTAGCTAAAAGAGATTTTTGTATGGTAAAAGAATTTGCGCCGTGGATGGTTGAAGAATCATTTAAATATTACTTAGCTTCTTGTCACTTAGGGACGATAAAGGGACTTGAATATGTATCTTGTGTGAATGCTGCATTATCTATTGAGATATTGTTTAAAAGTTATTTATGTAAGAAAGAAATCAATAAGCATGGTGTTGTTATATCTAAGTTTGACTCATCACTAATTAATAAAGATTTTAGAGATGAAAAACGTTCATGCAGCCATGATTTATATACGTTGGCTAGATCTTTACCAATTGATATTCAAGGTTATTTATTTTTAGATTCCGATTTTGAAATTTTAAAAAGGTATCGTCACACTTTTACCGACTCAAGGTATTTATATGAAGTATCATTACATCCAGGTTATTCTGGTACTCTTTCAGAATTAGCAGGTTTATACGTTAATAAAACAATAAGTCTTTATAAAAAGTCTGGCTGTAATGATCTTTGGATCTCAAAATTTGAAACTAAATATTAGTTTAAATAAAACATTATCAAACAGGGCTCTTCAGCCCTGTTTTTGTTTCCCTCAATCACATAACGTCTGCTTCAATGCTTGCTCAATACAAGGGAAGCTAAAGTTAAACCCTTCTTGCTGTAACTTATTTGGTAGCGCCCGTTGGCTATCAAGCAATAGCTGTGCTGATTCTCCAAGCCCTAGTTTTAGAACCCAAGCAGGTGTGAATAAAATGTGTGGACGCTTTAGAGTTGCGGCTAAGGTTTGGCTAAACACTTTATTCGTCACCGGTGTTGGCGCTGTAAAGTTAAATGCGCCATGGGCTTCTGGGTGATTAAGTAAGAACAGAATGCCTTTGATCATGTCTTGCATATGGATCCAAGGAAAGTATTGTTTACCATCACCAATTTTTCCGCCTAATCCTAGTTGATAAGGCAGTAACATGCGCGCCAATGCACCGCCTTGTTTGCCAAGTACGATACCTGTGCGAATCAAGCACACACGGGTTTGTTCTGATTTGGCTTCAAGAGCAATTTGCTCCCAGCGGTAACAGACGTTCTGGGCAAAGTCGTTATCGTTAATATCAAGCGGGGTGGATTCATCAATGGTTTTATCTTGGTTATCACCATAAATGCCCACCGCAGAACCACTAAGAAAAGTATGCGGAGGATGACTACTTGCTTTAATTTTATCAACGAGTTGCTGGGTAATATCCCAACGACTTTGACAGATTTTCTCTTTTTGTTTGTCACTCCAACGCTTATTGATGATCGGCTCACCTGCAAGGTTGATAACAGCATCAAATTGGTCGAAATTGTCGAAGCTATCTAGGTTATCAACGGCGTGGATATGATGACCGAGTTGATTGTAAGCACGAGTAGGGTTACGTGTAAGTATGGTGACGTGATCATGATTGAAATGGGGAATAAGTGCTCGTCCGATAAAACCTGTTGCGCCTGTCATTAAAATATTCATGTCGTTATTCCATTATCAGTCATCATCTAAGTTTTGATGTGTCGCTCATTTCTATTATATATCAGCATTATATATCAGTTAAATTATCAGTATAACGAGTCACTTAAAAACCATTTTATTAATATTGTGACGTAAGCGAATTATCACGAGCATTATGTACACATAAGCACTTGATTGCATTTAATGGTGAGATGTCAGTATCGCTAACATGGTAATTTGATGAGACAGCGAGTAGACTTCGAGCGTGTATTTATGACTGGTTTTTGATAATGAAACTCTTTTTTGCCTCTGATATTCATGGCTCTTTGGCTAGTGCTGAAAAGATGATTACAGCGTTTGAACAAAGTGGTGCAGAGCACTTAATTCTGTTGGGTGATATTTTAAATCATGGCCCGCGTAATCCATTGCCTGAAGGTTACGATCCTATCAAGGTATCTGAGCTGTTAAATCGCTTCGGCGATCGTATTACGGCTGTACGTGGTAACTGCGACAGTGAAGTAGACCAAATGCTACTTGAGTTCCCTATTATGGCTGATTACAACCTTGTGTTATTGCCAACAGGACAGCGTTTATTTTTAACTCATGGTCACTTGTATAACGCCAATAAACATCCTCGTTTACGTGCTGGTGATGTGATTGTATCGGGTCATACTCATATTCCTGTTGCAGAAGCAAAAGATGAGCTATTTGTGTTTAACCCAGGCTCTGTCGCGATTCCTCGTAATGGTTTACCTGCAAGTTATGGCTTATTAGATGGTAATCAGCTATCTGTGATCAGCTTTGACGGTGAAGTACTGGTTCAAACCCAGATCTAATTCGCAAATAGATAAAAGTAACGCCCTGAATACATCTCTCTGGTTTTAAGCGCAAAGCCACTTAATAGAGAGAGCACATTCAGGGCGTTATTGTATTTAGAGTTAGGTATTATCGTTTATGACTTACTATGTCGATCTACGTGGCCTAAATCGCGCTCTGGGTCGATAACATCACGAATACGTTGCTTTAGCTGTTTCGCATCTGGAAAGCCACCATCGGCTTTACGTTCCCAAATCAGCTGACCATTACAGTGAACTTCAAAACGACCACCTGTGTCAGGGTGAAGGCTGATGGTTTGGATTTCTTCACTGAAGGTATGCAGTAGCTCTTGGGTCATCCATGTAGAGCGTAGCATCCAATTACATTGACGACAGTAGTAGATATCAATGATCGCTTTATCCATGAAATACTCCTTAAATAGCCTGGACTAGAAAGCTGAAAAAAGTAACTTAAAGCCAATAATAAAAGTTAGGGCTTCAAAGCAACGTTTAATGAGTTGATTACTTTTTTGATGAGCAAGGTGCGCCCCTAAGTAACCACCCAGTAATGAACCGAGTAATAATATGGGGATCCAAGGCCAGTAAATCGGTGCGCCTGCTTGGTAAATTGCTACAGCACCAATTCCATTCCAAAATAGCCCAACGCTCACCAAGGTTAGTGCCACCGCTTGTTTGTAGTTAAAACCAAACCAACGGATCAAAAATAAGGTAACAAATAGCCCTGTTCCGGCGGTAAGTGAGCCGTTTAATACCCCAATAATGGCTAAGCCTAGCCCACCAACGATCATCCCTTTTATGTCGCGATGAATAGCGTTTTCATTTTGTCCTAGTTCTTTTTTCATCATTGAATAAATACCAAGACTGAGTATTAGCATACCGAGTGCAGCCTCAGCGATATTTTCAGGAAAAGAGAGGATCAGGTTTGCGCCAATAATCACACCTATTGCGCCAGTAAGGATCACATAGAGCGTAAATTTCAACGACAGTGTGCCTTGACGTAAATGTTTAATGGCTGCACCAACACCTAATGCCACACTCGCCACTTTGTGGGTCGCAAGAGCGATGCTAAAGGGTAAGCCAAGAAAGATAAGTAGAGGAAATTGAATTAAGCCTGCGCCGCCACCAGAGAGTGATGCGAGGGTATTGGAGATCAATGAGCCAATAAATAGCCCGAGAGAGTTGAGAAAATCCATGCTAACAGGTTGTCCTTAACCGTTAATTAGCTTGCCAGCATAAAGGGTTAAAACACCTTATTCCAGTAATAAAAAACGCCCCAATACACATTTCAATAAAAATTGAAGACATGTATTGGAGCGTTTTATCAGTCGATTAAATAAGTATTAAAACTTACTTAGCTGAAGCTTGTTCTGCCTGAATCGCAGTTAGTGCAACTGTGTAAACGATATCGTCTACTAGTGCGCCACGAGAAAGGTCGTTAACTGGCTTACGCATGCCCTGAAGCATTGGACCGATAGATACTAGATCTGCTGAACGCTGTACCGCTTTGTATGTTGTGTTACCAGTGTTTAGGTCTGGGAATACAAATACAGTTGCTTTACCTGCTACTGGAGAGTTAGGTGCTTTAGAAGCAGCTACGTTTTCCATGATTGCAGCATCGTACTGAAGAGGACCATCGATCACTAGATCTGGACGTTTCTCTTGAGCGATCTTCGTTGCTTCACGTACTTTATCTACGTCTGCACCCTTACCAGATTCACCAGTAGAGTAAGAGATCATAGCAACACGTGGGTCGATACCAAATGCTTTTGCAGAATCTGCAGATTGGATAGCGATTTCAGCTAGTTGCTCAGCTGTTGGATCTGGGTTGATCGCACAGTCACCGTAAACCAATACTTGGTCTGGTAGTAGCATGAAGAATACAGAAGATACGATAGATGCATCTGGTGCAGTCTTGATGATTTGGAACGGAGGAACGATAGTGTTTGCAGTTGTGTGAACTGCACCAGAAACTAGACCGTCAACTTCGTCGTTCTCAAGCATCATTGTGCCTAGGAATACTGAATCTTGTAGCTTCTCACGAGCAACAACGTCAGTCATACCTTTCGCGCCACGTAACTCAACTAAACGAGCAACGTAGTTTTCACGTACTTCGTCAGAGTTGATGATTGTTACGCCAGCACCAAGAACTACGCCTTGTTGCTCAGCAACGCGACGGATTTCATCAGGGTTACCTAGAAGCACACATTCCGCGATACCGCGCTCAGCACAGATAGCCGCAGCTTTAACTGTACGTGGCTCGTCACCTTCAGGAAGAACAATACGCTTAGCCGCTTTACGAGCTAGCTCAGTTAGCTGGTAACGGAATGCTGGTGGGCTTAGGCGACGCTCACGGTTTGAACCTTCAGTTAGAGATTCAATCCAGTTACCGTCGATGTGGCTTGCCATGTACTCGTTAACTAGCTCTACACGCTCTTTATCGTCTGCAGGTACTTCTAGTGTGAAGCTCTGTAGATTTAGAGAAGTCTGCCAAGTGTTACCTTGAGCAGTCATTACTGGAAGACCAGTAGCGAATGCGCGCTCACATAGATCCATAACAGGTTTTGGTAGGTCGTAACCACCTGTTAGAAGTAGTGCACCTAGCTCTACGCCGTTCATTGCTGCAAGACATGCTGCAACGATTACGTCTGGACGGTCAGCTGAAGTTACTAGTAGTGAACCTGGACGGAAGTGCTCAACCATATTAGGGATAGAGCGTGCACAGAAAGTGATGCTCTTAATACGACGAGTTTCGATGTCACCTGCATTGATAATTTCAGCATTTAGGTGCTGAGCAATATCAGTTGCACGTGTAGCGATTAGCTCTGCGCTCCAAGGTGCACAACCTAGTACACGAATTGGGCTTGAGTTGAACACTTGCATGATTTCAACATTTGAAGGAACAGTACCTTCTGCGTCATCAAAGATCTCAGAAAGATCTGGACGCGTACGGCCTTCAGCATCAACTGGTGCGTTAAGTTTGTTAACGATAACACCAGAGATTTGCTTGTTCTTGATACCACCGAAGTTAGAACATGCAACTTCGATACGCTCTTTAAGTTGAGCTGGGTTATCAGTACCTGGAGATACAACGAACACGATTTCAGCATCTAGCGTTTTTGCAATTTCAAAGTTGATTTGGTTTGCAAAAGGGTGCTTACGAGTAGCAACTAGACCTTCGATTAGCGTTACGTCAGCATCTGCTGTTGCTGCTTTAAAGCGTGCAACAATGTCTTCTAGAAGAACATCAGTTTTGTCGTTACGGATCAATTCTTCAGCGCTTGCCATTGAGAATGACTCAGCAATTTTCATATCGCTGTTAGCACTAATAATTGTTGTTGTTAGATCTGGCTGATCGCCACCTTTACGCGGTTGCGCAATAGGCTTAAAGAAAGAAACGCGAACGCCTTTGCGTTCCATTGCACGAAGTACACCAAGGCTAACACTTGTTAGACCAACGCCAGCGCCAACTGGAACAAGCATAATAGTACGGGACACTATGAATTCCTCAAACTATTGAATGATAAAGCACTGTTCAATAACAATTCATTTTAATTAGTAGAATAACTATAGAACAATACCACATGAGAACATGACGGGATGTCATGAAGAAACGGCTGACTTAAAGCCAGCCGTTAGGATAATCGTTAGATTAGATTTCAGCTAGAAGCGCTGTATCTTCTGCGATTACTAACTCTTCGTTAGTAGAAACAACCATTGCAGGGATGCGGCTGTTTGCAGAAGTGATAACACCTTCGTTACCGAAGCGTGCTTTAAGGTTTGCTTCGCTGTCTACTTCGATACCGAAGATAGATAGGCGCTTAAGTACTTCTTCACGGATAGGAGCAGAGTTCTCACCGATGCCGCCTGTGAATACGATAGCGTCTAGACGACCGTCCATATTTGCTGCGTAGCTAGCTACGTACTTAGCAAGACGGTGACAGAATGCGTTCATTGCACGCGTTGCTTCTTCTTTAACGCCGTAGTTTTCTTCAACGAAACGACAGTCAGAAGTCACACCAGTTAGACCTAGTAGGCCAGACTCTTTAGTGAACATAGTGTTGATTTCAGCAACGCTCATACCTAGACGATCGTGTAGGTGGAACATAACTGCTGGGTCAAGGTCACCACAACGTGTACCCATTACTAGACCTTCAAGAGGAGTTAGACCCATAGAGATATCTACAGATTTACCGCCTTTGATTGCACATACAGATGCGCCGTTACCTAGGTGACAGTT is part of the Photobacterium angustum genome and harbors:
- a CDS encoding SDR family oxidoreductase; the encoded protein is MTQSILITGCSSGIGYYCAKTLTEQGFNVVASCRKSEDVERLNQEGIRCVQLDVTSESSITEGLSQALAITDGKIDVLFNNAAYGQPGALEDLPTSALREQFEANFFGWHELTKQVIPLMLAQGYGKIVQNSSVLGLVAMKYRGAYNASKFAIEGYTDTLRLELDNTPISISLIEPGPIESQFRANAKRMFERHIDMNNSRHYDNYQDTLSRLGKEEVTNKFTLKPDAVLRPLLDIINSSRPKSRYYVTQPTYIFGFLRRILPTSLLDKLLIKSN
- the tesA gene encoding multifunctional acyl-CoA thioesterase I/protease I/lysophospholipase L1 — translated: MIRILSLLMLVFSSTALSQTLLVLGDSLSAGYQMPAEKSWPALLPPLLEQQKQPTTIVNASISGDTSGNGLARLPALLEQHKPDFVLIELGANDGLRGFNPKILRNNLSQMINEIQKVGSQPLLMQIEVPPNYGKRYNELFRNTYPSLSKDTNVPLLPFFLIDIIVKPELMMKDGLHPTAQAQPLIAQFMAKHLQPYLNKESSQ
- a CDS encoding ABC transporter ATP-binding protein, with the translated sequence MSVSVIKAHSVSKQVTTTLSPMTILQDVSLEVEQGESIALVGVSGAGKSTLMTLLAGLDVPTQGEIELLGHNLSTLDDEQRAQLRSESIGFVFQNFLLLPTLNALENVTLPCLIQDNDVDVERAKELLAVVGLKGRETHLPSQLSGGEQQRVALARAFMIKPKILFADEPTGNLDQHTAAMVIELLFELNKNSGTTLVLVTHDDTLAARCDRIMRLDNGKLARDERHAE
- a CDS encoding ABC transporter permease, which encodes MQSDSLSMKKRPFFLRWAWREIRQGQLWLVTLALSLIIACVFALSALVSRVEGIIVSQGRSALAADMVLKSSQAVDLQKLSTNKVTTSQQTRFGTMAFSDNGMQLVSVKAVDAKFPLRGDLRLQASDQSVHHHVKPGELWLSERLFSLLGVQVGDTLMLGDGELTISGRILEDPELSFNPFSQMPAVLINNQDIAAIGGIQEGSRISYRYYFSGSDSDLADIRKAMKLTPSQRWLTENDAGRSGDFIERARQYLSLTLVLVVLMASATLVLTCQHYASTRITSVAMMKSLGASRRFLWRWLLQQIAVVFSVAIGVGLLLGFWLEWLLRYPLQQLLPDELPTIGFAPLVISLLLALFISLPALGIPLSRLVNASAMNTVQATQTPTSKFSAIWLLLIFPVFAAVWWIGSNVFVWLTLLGMVALLVLLALVGLAAIALLKKIKLGSAYALALSRVNRSKAKTATQLAALTCSLMLLAVIGLLRNELLADWKNTLPVDAPNVFALNIAPEQQQAYLAYLDENKLERSEGYPVTRGRLVAINEERFYSNEENSSEEQKADSDSENSRSRDESLRRELNFTWAKTLPTHNEVIAGKWGSSSGVSVESGVAKRLNIALGDKLAFTVGGLEFNATVNSIRDVEWRNMKPNFYFIFTPDVLQSFPATWLVSFRVNDQQSDLLNTLASNYPTVSVLDLRMMATRIQALLAQVSWSLTVLAGLGVLSGLLLIMTLLRLSISERQTEIQLYRTLGASRKRIAATLWFEYGIIALLAGIIAAIGAEFVVGLLVVKGFELPFTIHPFMWLGLPVLAIGLVYLVSRSQIKKLLLPLR
- a CDS encoding TIGR01777 family oxidoreductase, which translates into the protein MNILMTGATGFIGRALIPHFNHDHVTILTRNPTRAYNQLGHHIHAVDNLDSFDNFDQFDAVINLAGEPIINKRWSDKQKEKICQSRWDITQQLVDKIKASSHPPHTFLSGSAVGIYGDNQDKTIDESTPLDINDNDFAQNVCYRWEQIALEAKSEQTRVCLIRTGIVLGKQGGALARMLLPYQLGLGGKIGDGKQYFPWIHMQDMIKGILFLLNHPEAHGAFNFTAPTPVTNKVFSQTLAATLKRPHILFTPAWVLKLGLGESAQLLLDSQRALPNKLQQEGFNFSFPCIEQALKQTLCD
- the yfcE gene encoding phosphodiesterase, giving the protein MKLFFASDIHGSLASAEKMITAFEQSGAEHLILLGDILNHGPRNPLPEGYDPIKVSELLNRFGDRITAVRGNCDSEVDQMLLEFPIMADYNLVLLPTGQRLFLTHGHLYNANKHPRLRAGDVIVSGHTHIPVAEAKDELFVFNPGSVAIPRNGLPASYGLLDGNQLSVISFDGEVLVQTQI
- a CDS encoding SelT/SelW/SelH family protein, producing the protein MDKAIIDIYYCRQCNWMLRSTWMTQELLHTFSEEIQTISLHPDTGGRFEVHCNGQLIWERKADGGFPDAKQLKQRIRDVIDPERDLGHVDRHSKS
- a CDS encoding sulfite exporter TauE/SafE family protein, which produces MDFLNSLGLFIGSLISNTLASLSGGGAGLIQFPLLIFLGLPFSIALATHKVASVALGVGAAIKHLRQGTLSLKFTLYVILTGAIGVIIGANLILSFPENIAEAALGMLILSLGIYSMMKKELGQNENAIHRDIKGMIVGGLGLAIIGVLNGSLTAGTGLFVTLFLIRWFGFNYKQAVALTLVSVGLFWNGIGAVAIYQAGAPIYWPWIPILLLGSLLGGYLGAHLAHQKSNQLIKRCFEALTFIIGFKLLFSAF
- the pta gene encoding phosphate acetyltransferase, which encodes MSRTIMLVPVGAGVGLTSVSLGVLRAMERKGVRVSFFKPIAQPRKGGDQPDLTTTIISANSDMKIAESFSMASAEELIRNDKTDVLLEDIVARFKAATADADVTLIEGLVATRKHPFANQINFEIAKTLDAEIVFVVSPGTDNPAQLKERIEVACSNFGGIKNKQISGVIVNKLNAPVDAEGRTRPDLSEIFDDAEGTVPSNVEIMQVFNSSPIRVLGCAPWSAELIATRATDIAQHLNAEIINAGDIETRRIKSITFCARSIPNMVEHFRPGSLLVTSADRPDVIVAACLAAMNGVELGALLLTGGYDLPKPVMDLCERAFATGLPVMTAQGNTWQTSLNLQSFTLEVPADDKERVELVNEYMASHIDGNWIESLTEGSNRERRLSPPAFRYQLTELARKAAKRIVLPEGDEPRTVKAAAICAERGIAECVLLGNPDEIRRVAEQQGVVLGAGVTIINSDEVRENYVARLVELRGAKGMTDVVAREKLQDSVFLGTMMLENDEVDGLVSGAVHTTANTIVPPFQIIKTAPDASIVSSVFFMLLPDQVLVYGDCAINPDPTAEQLAEIAIQSADSAKAFGIDPRVAMISYSTGESGKGADVDKVREATKIAQEKRPDLVIDGPLQYDAAIMENVAASKAPNSPVAGKATVFVFPDLNTGNTTYKAVQRSADLVSIGPMLQGMRKPVNDLSRGALVDDIVYTVALTAIQAEQASAK